Below is a window of Piliocolobus tephrosceles isolate RC106 unplaced genomic scaffold, ASM277652v3 unscaffolded_37897, whole genome shotgun sequence DNA.
CACGGGCACATGTGATCTGGGGTCCGCGGAGTTAAGGCGGGGAGGGGGATGGGATGGTGCCAGGCGCTGTGTTGTGTCCCAGTGCCCTCTCACAGCCACTTCCCCAAATCCGTCACAGACGCAGCAGTTGGCCCAGGAATTGGCTTGGTGTGTGGAACAACTGGAGCTTGGCCTCAAGAGGCAGAAACCCACCCCGAAACAGAGTAAGGGACCTTTCTATAGGGTTGGAGAATGTGAACGGTGGCACCGCTTGGCCTGCAGGTGCTGGCAGAGGATGAAGTTGTTTCCTTTGCGGTGGGGCGGTAGGAGGGCAGTAGTAGAGGTTTTCACTAGTCGTTTGTTTTTATTCGCAGAAGAGCAGGCTATTGGAGCAATCCGAACCCTGCGCAGCAAAAGAACGCCCCTGCCCCGGAAGAGGCAGTTGATGCACTCCTTGTTTGGAGACTATAGGGCTCAGATGGAAGCCGAATGGCGTGAGGCCCTGCGGGCTCTCAGATCTGGTGAGGAGCTAGCAACTGGTTGATTCAGGAAGGCCTAATTTAAGGAGGAAGTGCCTAGGGGGTGAAAGGAAGAAGGCCCAGAGCAACAAGGCTGGTGGGGGAAGGAGATGAGCTCAGGGAAGCCTGAGTGAACAGGGAAAGAGCAGGCGTGGACCTGTCTCTCCTTTTCCCAGgactgaacctgggaagcagccGGGAGGTCATGGGAGGAGCGGGAAAGAGTGTGGTTCTATGTTGGTCCTGCTCCTGGCTTGGGGAAAGCTGCCTCATGTCTTTGTGTCTTGGCTTTCTCTACTGGCAATGAAGCCATGTCCCATAACAGTTTGAGTGCAATTCCTGGAGCCAGATGagctaggttcaaatcctggatctACTACATAGTAGTACTAACACCTTTTGTAAACTACTGAACCTCTCTAAATGGGGGGTGATAGTAATATCAACCTTACAAATTTGAggaattaatttattcaaagtGGTTAGAATTGTATGGGCAAACATAACTGTACAGGTAATGTTAGCTGTTGTTATTCAGTTCTCATATATGCTGCTTCTCTCCCCTGACAGCTGCTTATTTAGCCCAGGTGCAGCCTGTAGATGGAGCCACCAGAAAGAAGAGCCGAAGGGTCTGCAGGCCTCGCCCTATAGGGAGAACCAAAGCCACTCTGGACACTCCTGATGAAGAGTTTAGGTTCAATTTCTTTTAGCTTCTCCCCCAGCCTGGAACATTCCCCCTCCCTTGGGGTGGTGTAGGGGTTTGTTTTGAGTGCAGAGCCTTTCCAGGACTTCTGTTGGCAGAGAACCCTGGGATTGGTCTGTCCCCGGCTGGTCCAAGGATTTGGAGCTGTTGTGAAGGTGTGAGACCATCAGATAGGCAAAAGACCCCATTTGTTTTCTGATGAAATATTCTCTCTTTCAGAACAGAGAGGTGCAtttagaaaatatacaataaattgaaGTGGCTGTTTGAAGTATTGTAGAAAGAATATTGTACTCAGTCTTTAGGATTAGATTAAGTGGCTGTTGGTAACAAAGATTAGTGGAGAAGCTATGTAATTATACactgtttttcacttttgaaagaaATCCCTGTCAAATGGTTTAGTGCTTAATGCTGTTATGTCACATTGCCCTAGTCTCTGTTTTTGATAAAACTGGATGAGTGAAAGAGTGTGCTGACCACCTGTGTTAGAGAAAGTACAGAAGATGGCAGGGGTCTGGTTCCCTGGGTCCAGTCCCTTGCCTGGGTCCTTTGTCCATGTTGCCTTCATTCCTGAGCAGGTGTCATCCTCAGGGAACCAGCATGGCACCCACCAGGCATGGCTCTCTTCTTAGGAGGAAGGAGCTTCTTGCCCTAACAGTTCTGGCCTGAGACCTGGATTGAGCCTCGGCAGACTTCTTGTCTAAATGTTGGCCATGTCAATCTCAGGCCCTCTGTTCCATGGAACTGGGAATCTCCAGGTGACCTAATCCTCGTTGGTGGCTTGATGTTTGCTGGTATCTTCCAAACTCGGTTCCCAGACTTGATTGATACCTGGAGCCCAGCTGCCTACTCAGCATTTCCACTTGGGTGTTTCATAGGCATTTCAAACTTGACGTGTTTAAGACACTTGATTAGGCTCCGGTTTCCCTttgatgaaggggtggcctgcccctccacacctgtgggcatttctcgttaggtggaatgagagacttgagaaaagaaatcagacatagagacaaagtatagagaaagaaaaagtgggcccagggcaCCGGTGCTTAGCATGCGgaggacccacgctggcaccggtctctgagttccctcagtattgaTCATTACCTtcaccatcttagaaaaagggaagtggcaggataataggatcatcatagggagaaggtcagcagtaagacataggaataaagatctctgtgacataagtttaaggaaaagtacTGTGCCTTgttatgcatatgtaaacatctccagAAACCTtgttagtgcataaagagcagcattgctgcTAGCACATCCCACCTTCAGCcataaggtggttttctcctttctcagtaaacagaacatacaattgggttttacaccgagatgttccattgcccaggaaCGGGCAGGAGacatgcttttctctatctcaactgccaagaggccttctttcctcttatactagtcctcctcagcacagacccttcacgggtgtcaggctgggggacgatcaggtctttccctcccacgaggccatatttcagactatcacatggggagaaaccttggacaatacctagctttcctaggcagaggtccctgcgaccttcggcagtgtacgtgtccctgggtacttgagattaagagaatggtgctgacttttctttctttctttctttttt
It encodes the following:
- the LOC111523557 gene encoding UPF0488 protein C8orf33, which gives rise to MAALGHLAGEAAAAPGLGTPCASRRHRLPGAVSSIRNPSTVCLCARQPTSSNADTRAHPLGDESSAASKKQKNKKKTRNRATVANGGEKAPEKPAPEEVPLSAEAQTQQLAQELAWCVEQLELGLKRQKPTPKQKEQAIGAIRTLRSKRTPLPRKRQLMHSLFGDYRAQMEAEWREALRALRSAAYLAQVQPVDGATRKKSRRVCRPRPIGRTKATLDTPDEEFRFNFF